In Oceaniferula marina, the following proteins share a genomic window:
- a CDS encoding beta-N-acetylhexosaminidase — protein MNILSRIKRILVVATLQVTLFTAWSAQTVGAADVSLCPITPKPVSYRAGVGHFELNSKTVIHATEPKAVACARHFSKFLKQATGFDLVVQTSPAAPPTNNHISFSLSGDKDLKPEGYQINIQKNLIHIVAKDAAGLFYGSQSLRHLLPPEIESTKVIKDRMWQIPTARIIDSPRFSWRGIMLDEARHFLGKAYVLELLDNMAMCKMNRLHWHLTDQEGWVIEIKKHPKLTAERAPGTFYTQDQIREIVAYAEARHITIIPEIDMPGHSGAITRAYPEFSGGGNKRLPGFTLNPANEDVYTFTNDVFTELAGLFPGQWIHTGGDEVHFIKLNWLSLPGVKELMSKHAYKDTHDLENHFHRRVASQVKALGKKGVSWGNMLAAKVPTEDVVQIWWMDGKNKLRHDFVKSGYDVILCPHIPCYISTAQHESHRILRRWKTLCSTPNIYDYPKSLDGFNQKDWSKVLGIQLALWTEKVTNKKRADFLIYPRLFALAETTWTPVEGKDYADFEKRLKPMLQRLDLKGTGYFNLFDPKSTPEPPIK, from the coding sequence ATGAATATTTTATCACGAATCAAGCGGATCCTCGTAGTGGCTACTCTTCAGGTGACCCTCTTCACCGCTTGGTCAGCCCAAACAGTAGGGGCCGCAGACGTTTCGCTCTGCCCGATTACGCCTAAACCAGTATCTTATCGAGCCGGTGTGGGCCACTTTGAGCTTAACTCAAAGACGGTGATACACGCTACAGAGCCAAAGGCGGTAGCATGTGCCCGCCACTTTTCAAAGTTTCTCAAACAAGCCACAGGGTTTGATCTCGTCGTGCAAACCTCTCCGGCTGCGCCACCCACAAACAACCATATTTCATTTTCACTGTCCGGTGATAAGGATCTGAAACCAGAAGGCTACCAGATAAACATTCAGAAAAACCTAATCCACATCGTGGCAAAAGATGCCGCAGGACTCTTTTATGGCAGCCAAAGTCTCAGGCACTTACTACCTCCGGAGATTGAATCCACCAAGGTAATCAAGGACAGGATGTGGCAAATTCCAACGGCACGCATCATCGACTCCCCTCGCTTTAGCTGGCGCGGCATCATGCTGGACGAGGCTCGTCATTTTTTAGGTAAAGCGTATGTTCTCGAACTACTCGATAATATGGCGATGTGCAAAATGAACCGACTGCACTGGCATTTGACGGATCAAGAGGGATGGGTGATTGAAATAAAAAAACACCCCAAGCTAACGGCGGAGCGTGCTCCGGGTACGTTTTACACGCAGGATCAAATCAGAGAAATCGTTGCCTATGCTGAGGCTCGACATATCACCATCATACCTGAAATTGACATGCCTGGTCACTCAGGGGCGATTACCAGGGCTTACCCCGAATTTTCGGGTGGTGGGAATAAAAGGCTTCCGGGCTTCACACTCAACCCGGCGAACGAAGATGTCTACACCTTCACCAATGATGTATTTACTGAACTTGCCGGTCTGTTCCCGGGTCAATGGATTCATACCGGGGGAGATGAAGTTCATTTTATCAAACTGAATTGGCTTTCCCTTCCTGGAGTTAAGGAGCTTATGTCCAAGCATGCCTATAAGGACACACATGACTTGGAAAACCATTTTCACCGCCGTGTAGCCTCACAGGTCAAAGCCTTGGGAAAAAAGGGGGTTTCCTGGGGGAACATGCTAGCAGCCAAAGTTCCCACTGAAGATGTTGTGCAGATCTGGTGGATGGATGGTAAAAATAAACTTCGACACGATTTTGTTAAAAGCGGATACGATGTGATCCTGTGCCCTCATATTCCCTGTTATATATCTACTGCGCAGCACGAGAGTCACCGAATTCTCCGCCGGTGGAAAACACTTTGTTCGACCCCCAATATTTATGACTATCCCAAGTCTCTGGACGGCTTCAACCAAAAAGATTGGTCGAAAGTGCTTGGTATTCAGCTTGCGCTTTGGACCGAAAAGGTCACCAACAAAAAACGGGCGGATTTCCTGATCTACCCCCGATTATTTGCCTTGGCTGAAACCACATGGACACCCGTGGAAGGGAAGGATTACGCGGATTTTGAAAAGCGGCTGAAGCCTATGCTTCAAAGACTGGATCTGAAAGGGACCGGCTATTTCAATCTATTCGATCCGAAAAGTACCCCGGAGCCACCCATCAAATAG
- a CDS encoding sulfatase has product MIHRHLKILTGALLLSCTFSAAAEKKKNVLFIIADDLTARALSCYENKASKTPNIDKLATEGIRYTRTYCQFPVCGPSRASLMSGYYPLGSGAMGYASGRKQIGDRITWTQHFQNNGYHTARVSKIFHMNVPGNICSGSNGADDALSWNERHNVKAQEMHMEGEGEMLERNPDGTKPVKFGNHLQYVKGGEADELYADAQAADKACELLKEYKQSLDKPFFLAVGFVRPHVPFVAPKSYFEAYPIDQVVMPKKVEGDHEDIPEAGLGQFTSSERKVTPLQEKKAVAAYYAAVAHMDAQVGKVLTTLKEQGLEDDTIIIFTSDHGYHLGEHNFWMKISVHEESARVPMIIKVPGKEATVCHTLTELVDLYPTISEACGLDIPKNIQGKSLYKTFDDPAHSVRDAALSMNGRGMLLRTKNWAYIEYANGDNGAELYDMVKDPQQFVNLVKDPEHASTLKNVQQMLIEKKKWIMQSDIRKERASAPNPETKKKRKKAKT; this is encoded by the coding sequence ATGATACACCGACACCTAAAAATTCTAACTGGAGCTTTACTGCTTAGCTGTACGTTCAGTGCTGCCGCTGAGAAAAAGAAGAACGTTCTATTCATCATTGCTGATGACCTCACAGCTAGAGCCTTGTCATGCTATGAGAACAAAGCCAGTAAAACTCCCAATATCGACAAGCTTGCCACTGAAGGCATTCGCTACACTCGCACCTACTGCCAGTTCCCGGTCTGCGGCCCATCACGTGCCTCATTAATGTCAGGTTACTACCCACTGGGCAGTGGCGCTATGGGTTACGCCAGCGGGCGCAAACAAATTGGTGATCGCATCACCTGGACGCAGCACTTTCAAAACAACGGCTACCACACCGCCCGTGTTAGCAAGATTTTCCACATGAATGTTCCTGGTAATATCTGTAGCGGCTCTAATGGCGCTGATGACGCTCTTTCCTGGAACGAGCGCCACAACGTCAAAGCTCAAGAAATGCATATGGAGGGGGAAGGCGAAATGCTCGAACGTAATCCAGACGGAACCAAACCTGTAAAATTCGGCAACCACCTCCAGTATGTTAAAGGCGGTGAAGCGGATGAACTTTACGCCGATGCTCAAGCTGCGGACAAAGCCTGTGAATTACTGAAGGAGTATAAGCAGAGCTTGGACAAGCCTTTTTTCTTAGCTGTTGGCTTTGTTCGTCCACATGTCCCATTCGTAGCCCCTAAATCATACTTTGAGGCCTACCCTATCGATCAGGTCGTCATGCCTAAAAAAGTAGAAGGAGATCACGAGGATATCCCAGAAGCTGGCTTGGGGCAGTTCACTAGCAGCGAACGCAAGGTCACTCCACTTCAGGAGAAAAAAGCAGTGGCAGCCTACTACGCCGCAGTGGCGCACATGGACGCACAGGTCGGCAAAGTACTAACCACATTGAAGGAACAAGGTTTAGAAGACGATACTATCATCATTTTCACTAGCGACCATGGATACCATCTAGGTGAGCACAACTTCTGGATGAAAATTAGCGTTCATGAAGAGTCTGCTAGAGTCCCAATGATCATCAAAGTACCAGGGAAAGAAGCCACTGTTTGCCACACTCTAACAGAGCTGGTAGACCTCTACCCCACGATCAGCGAAGCCTGTGGTCTTGATATCCCAAAAAACATTCAAGGCAAGAGCCTCTATAAGACATTCGATGACCCGGCCCACAGTGTCCGTGATGCAGCCCTGTCTATGAATGGTCGCGGCATGCTGCTGCGCACCAAGAACTGGGCCTATATTGAATACGCAAACGGTGACAATGGAGCTGAGCTCTATGACATGGTCAAAGATCCGCAGCAGTTCGTTAACTTAGTGAAAGATCCAGAGCACGCTAGTACCTTGAAAAACGTTCAGCAAATGCTCATAGAGAAAAAGAAGTGGATCATGCAATCTGACATCAGAAAAGAGCGAGCAAGTGCTCCTAATCCTGAGACTAAGAAGAAAAGAAAAAAAGCCAAAACCTAG
- a CDS encoding sulfatase-like hydrolase/transferase, giving the protein MSAQAKEAPLNVVMIVVDDLGYNDVGLWSKDPKVKTPAMDRLFREGVSFNAAYVTSPICNASRIGLMTGAYQQRFGTYWYTSKGLPADVPTLGEMFQEKGYRTGYVGKFHYGATNKSTDGRDFPMNHGFETFFGFSGGTKHYLRHRDAYSFKGDMVHQGALWDGKKRLQCDGFLTEMFGVRARNFINEQSEKPYFLMLSFNAVHNYVHQLPDGYLKAHKLPKLADFQPKDEKYWHWRKKIGFPNDQHGRDYYRGQLHLLDKEIDKVLAEVGKNTVVVLLSDNGGSLVTYANNIPLKGGKYTLDEGGVRVPMVVRWPGKKARTVEQPVMSTDLFATFSKVLTHPGHAKMDGTNLIEAIDGKLLAERPLFWATHSEQAVRQGKWKLVHTDKPPNSRLQIVDSVIGWRLYDLSKDIGEMNNLLEHNPEVVAELKQKLVAWQREMKKGN; this is encoded by the coding sequence ATGTCAGCTCAGGCTAAAGAAGCGCCGCTAAATGTGGTTATGATCGTGGTAGATGACTTGGGTTACAATGACGTCGGGCTGTGGTCGAAGGACCCGAAGGTGAAAACGCCTGCGATGGACCGTCTGTTTCGCGAGGGTGTGAGCTTTAACGCGGCCTACGTGACTTCGCCGATTTGCAATGCCTCGCGCATAGGCTTGATGACTGGTGCGTATCAGCAACGGTTTGGGACGTATTGGTATACGAGCAAAGGGTTGCCAGCAGACGTCCCGACCTTAGGGGAGATGTTTCAAGAGAAGGGATATCGCACAGGCTATGTGGGAAAGTTTCACTATGGTGCTACGAATAAGTCAACAGACGGGCGAGATTTCCCGATGAATCACGGATTTGAGACTTTCTTTGGGTTTTCAGGAGGAACGAAGCATTACCTTCGTCATCGCGATGCCTATTCTTTCAAGGGAGATATGGTGCATCAGGGGGCGTTATGGGACGGGAAAAAACGATTACAATGTGATGGATTTCTCACCGAGATGTTTGGTGTGAGAGCTCGCAACTTTATCAACGAGCAGTCAGAAAAGCCCTACTTTCTAATGCTGTCATTCAACGCAGTGCATAATTACGTGCACCAGTTGCCAGATGGCTATTTAAAAGCCCATAAGCTGCCGAAACTCGCCGACTTCCAACCTAAGGATGAGAAGTATTGGCACTGGAGAAAGAAGATAGGTTTCCCAAATGACCAGCATGGGCGTGATTACTACCGAGGACAGTTACATTTGCTGGACAAGGAGATTGATAAGGTTTTAGCGGAGGTTGGTAAAAACACAGTCGTTGTGCTGCTTAGTGATAATGGTGGATCGTTAGTAACCTATGCTAACAACATACCATTGAAAGGTGGCAAGTATACCTTGGACGAAGGTGGTGTGAGAGTTCCGATGGTAGTGCGTTGGCCAGGGAAGAAGGCTAGGACCGTCGAGCAGCCGGTAATGTCTACGGATCTCTTCGCGACGTTTTCCAAAGTGTTAACTCACCCAGGTCATGCTAAGATGGATGGAACCAATCTTATCGAGGCAATCGATGGGAAGTTGTTGGCGGAACGTCCGTTGTTTTGGGCTACGCACAGTGAACAAGCCGTGCGGCAAGGAAAGTGGAAACTCGTTCACACAGATAAACCCCCAAATTCTCGTCTGCAGATTGTGGATTCAGTGATTGGCTGGCGGCTGTATGATCTATCAAAGGATATCGGTGAGATGAATAATCTACTTGAGCATAACCCAGAAGTAGTCGCTGAGCTAAAGCAGAAGCTTGTGGCATGGCAACGTGAAATGAAGAAAGGAAATTAA
- a CDS encoding RNA polymerase sigma factor, translating to MESSRQDLDNIKLSQTGDLNAFGVLVRAHEGWLRAWLRSRLADWTAADDLAQDTFVTAFLKIRDFRGEGSFEAWLQRIAHNHIRNYRRKMREEYIGGDPELQVLLATDDPNETVHGNASLDALHECLTLVAKPEIKLLNDRYALGKTLREVAQETGAGYSALTMKFHRLRQSLADCIETKLNPKTP from the coding sequence ATGGAGAGTTCTCGACAGGATCTGGATAATATCAAGCTGAGCCAAACAGGTGACCTGAATGCGTTTGGTGTGCTAGTGCGGGCCCATGAGGGCTGGCTTCGGGCTTGGTTGAGATCTCGACTCGCTGATTGGACGGCGGCAGACGATCTCGCGCAGGATACCTTTGTGACAGCATTTCTGAAAATCCGTGATTTTCGGGGTGAGGGCAGCTTTGAAGCGTGGCTGCAGCGTATTGCCCACAACCATATTCGGAATTATCGCCGGAAAATGCGGGAGGAATACATCGGAGGCGATCCTGAACTTCAGGTACTTTTAGCAACGGATGATCCGAATGAAACGGTCCACGGTAACGCATCACTCGATGCCCTGCACGAATGTCTGACACTTGTGGCAAAACCCGAAATCAAGCTGCTCAATGATCGTTACGCCCTTGGTAAAACCTTGCGAGAGGTTGCTCAGGAAACAGGGGCTGGCTATTCCGCTCTGACGATGAAGTTTCATCGGCTCAGACAGTCCCTCGCAGATTGTATTGAAACTAAGTTAAACCCGAAAACACCATGA
- a CDS encoding PEP-CTERM sorting domain-containing protein — translation MNNLNQASTWGNYMTRSVSLTVLGLALSSASHAAVLVEYPFAGSLVSTDSSIYSSVSTYDVRSAAIGAADDPGTDYDDDSAISGNDGVFMRAQNTPTNTSPVGVFYHSFSMTVQNLGVGEILNLTTLDFKYYASRIDGTFSLGLYSDAVGYTGTGDKLTTTTNINANEGSTFSIDLTSTNTVAGTAFTGLTNGDTIDFRFYFADNASSINTDNQIHRLDDISINGVVTAIPEPSSAALLGLGLLTLCNRRRR, via the coding sequence ATGAATAATTTGAACCAGGCAAGCACCTGGGGCAATTATATGACCCGTTCCGTATCACTCACCGTCCTAGGCCTCGCACTGAGTTCAGCTTCCCATGCCGCAGTCCTCGTCGAATATCCGTTTGCCGGTTCATTGGTCTCAACCGACAGCTCGATCTACTCGTCCGTGTCCACCTACGACGTGCGCTCCGCAGCCATCGGGGCGGCTGACGACCCCGGCACGGACTATGACGATGACTCAGCTATCTCAGGCAATGACGGTGTCTTCATGCGTGCGCAGAACACCCCCACCAACACCAGCCCGGTTGGCGTATTCTACCACTCTTTCAGTATGACGGTTCAGAACCTCGGCGTGGGTGAGATTCTCAATCTCACCACTCTTGACTTCAAGTATTACGCGAGCAGAATCGACGGAACCTTCTCCCTTGGTCTCTATTCGGATGCGGTCGGATACACCGGCACGGGCGACAAGCTCACCACTACCACTAACATCAACGCCAACGAGGGATCCACCTTCAGTATCGACCTGACCTCGACCAACACGGTTGCAGGCACTGCCTTTACCGGCCTCACCAACGGCGATACGATCGATTTTCGCTTCTATTTCGCCGACAATGCCTCCTCCATTAACACCGATAACCAAATCCACCGTCTCGACGATATCTCCATCAACGGGGTAGTCACAGCCATTCCCGAGCCATCCTCCGCAGCGCTGCTCGGACTCGGCCTCCTGACACTCTGCAATCGTCGTCGGCGCTAG
- a CDS encoding LamG domain-containing protein, whose amino-acid sequence MNKKNHILALLALVQDGEATPVQVSELKEVLREDASLLELARTQNQMHARLSVILEDEVSSERRVQGILDSLKDAETNQFVDRVGRRLSLLRWRKWAMTAAALVMIGLVSGIYFYQHRSAQHRSDQSVMATLQRAIGVQWSGAAIGNGSVLTAGASVEIEKGLLEFELAGRGRLIVEGPAQLNFPEDGRAILHQGRVVMRATEKGRGYRIETPQGKIIDISTEFGVAVLSNGLVETHVIEGSIEAISNDGKRVTLTRNDAMEMGPDGGKLIAADAGQFYTLMPPPSESKPEFIHWSFNEAEGNIAHSRGELAATIANKADMIFHKMGQGALPSRVPGPTPEAGNALRFDGKGSYAESGYRGIGGGKPRTVCFWLKVPEDFSVRQGFGIVSWGKHPLPGEVWQLSVNPLAKDGPIGRLRLGLEGGQIIGSSDLRDGKWHHIGVVMYGGGQPNVGTHVILYIDGELERLSRRSLQEVRTEIDQATHGVWLGRNVVYLKDRPHPHGGFFRGEIDDLYIFDASLSQSELLQLMEGN is encoded by the coding sequence ATGAATAAGAAAAACCATATTTTGGCATTATTGGCTCTTGTGCAGGACGGTGAGGCGACACCAGTCCAGGTCTCCGAGTTAAAAGAGGTCCTGCGTGAAGATGCGTCTCTCCTTGAATTGGCTAGAACGCAGAACCAAATGCATGCCCGGCTCAGTGTTATTCTTGAGGACGAGGTCTCCAGCGAAAGAAGAGTTCAGGGCATTTTAGACAGCCTGAAGGATGCCGAGACGAATCAGTTTGTCGACAGGGTAGGGCGAAGGTTGAGTCTGCTTCGCTGGAGGAAGTGGGCGATGACTGCTGCAGCATTGGTGATGATTGGTTTGGTTTCAGGGATATATTTTTATCAGCACAGGTCGGCTCAGCACAGGTCGGATCAATCCGTGATGGCAACTTTGCAGCGGGCTATTGGAGTGCAGTGGTCAGGTGCCGCTATCGGCAATGGTTCGGTGCTCACGGCTGGGGCATCGGTAGAGATTGAAAAGGGTCTGTTGGAGTTCGAACTGGCCGGTCGAGGTCGACTGATCGTGGAGGGTCCCGCCCAACTGAATTTTCCGGAAGACGGGCGTGCCATTTTACATCAGGGACGTGTCGTAATGCGGGCCACGGAGAAAGGGCGCGGCTACAGGATAGAAACGCCTCAAGGCAAGATTATCGATATTAGTACCGAGTTCGGTGTTGCCGTGCTTTCCAATGGGCTGGTGGAAACTCACGTTATCGAGGGCAGTATCGAGGCAATTTCTAACGATGGTAAACGTGTGACTTTGACCCGCAATGATGCTATGGAAATGGGGCCCGATGGAGGCAAGCTAATCGCTGCCGATGCCGGTCAGTTTTATACCCTGATGCCGCCTCCGTCCGAATCGAAACCCGAGTTTATCCACTGGTCATTTAACGAAGCCGAAGGCAACATCGCTCACAGCCGGGGTGAGTTGGCCGCAACGATAGCAAACAAAGCCGATATGATTTTTCACAAGATGGGTCAGGGGGCATTACCATCAAGGGTTCCGGGGCCGACCCCTGAGGCGGGAAATGCCCTGCGTTTTGACGGCAAGGGGAGTTATGCCGAGAGTGGTTACCGTGGTATTGGCGGCGGGAAACCCCGCACGGTATGTTTCTGGCTTAAGGTGCCTGAAGACTTTTCTGTGAGACAGGGATTTGGAATTGTATCCTGGGGAAAACATCCTCTTCCTGGTGAGGTCTGGCAGCTATCGGTTAATCCACTGGCTAAAGATGGCCCCATCGGGCGACTCCGGTTGGGCCTTGAGGGGGGGCAAATCATAGGTTCGTCCGACTTGCGTGACGGCAAATGGCATCACATCGGTGTTGTCATGTATGGAGGGGGTCAACCGAATGTGGGGACCCATGTTATTCTTTATATTGATGGTGAACTGGAGCGTCTATCTCGCAGATCTTTGCAGGAAGTCCGCACAGAAATCGATCAGGCCACGCACGGTGTCTGGCTTGGACGTAATGTCGTCTATTTGAAAGATCGACCACACCCGCACGGCGGTTTCTTCCGTGGTGAAATTGATGATCTCTACATCTTTGATGCCTCATTGAGTCAGAGTGAGTTGCTGCAATTAATGGAGGGAAACTGA
- the tnpA gene encoding IS66 family insertion sequence element accessory protein TnpA, producing the protein MNKQKRHKPEKISLLLRECDASDMSQESFCQQKQISVATRHRWRKKYGMMSTV; encoded by the coding sequence ATGAACAAACAGAAAAGACACAAACCCGAGAAAATCTCCCTTCTATTACGCGAATGCGATGCCAGTGACATGAGCCAAGAGAGCTTCTGTCAGCAGAAGCAAATATCCGTGGCTACCCGGCACCGATGGCGCAAGAAGTATGGAATGATGTCCACAGTCTAG
- a CDS encoding sulfatase-like hydrolase/transferase encodes MKLLVTFGCCLFLSEIGFGREDNTYQKPSVLMVNIDDLNDWTTVLRGHPQAITPNLDRLAKRGTVFTNTICPSPVCFPSRTAIYSGIHPSKSGAVSNFNWAKEWKFYTKNARTLPKHLADNGWATYACGKNLHGRNDSEFEEYLPLKKKEPTKLPGVGFSSGPLGWAYAKPGEKMPDELMVDWGIKKIQSSEGHSLFCVGIYKPHVKWILPKRFFEMHPLNKFQMPKMQNNDIGDLPERLKLLARNKAKFDKGYHQKLVDAGQDKNFARAYLAAVTFADEQLGRLLDAWDASPHSKNGYIVLWSDHGFMLGEKGGWGKFKPWYDSCRSHFIIAGPGVAKDRRCDHAVSLLDLYPTLVSEMGIELPKTHVLDGRNLSKLIDPDESELEWDKPVVMSHEEDGVRYDVVLSNQYRMTRLITGEVELYDLRNDPHEFRNIAAKKESQAVIDKLSEHLTFSVPRVESRVKLEAESVARQTSAEYRSRGNYHYVGSSRQASGGKVLSAALIKGAGSYVEFVVDMAPGTYQLSIGHEAGKTASQIEVSYAIVENDAAQVSASYKTATLGKLSQEIALKSIRIEEANKVLIRLKNTKKSKAVINVDFFELTRIVSPSDK; translated from the coding sequence ATGAAATTGCTAGTTACATTTGGCTGTTGCCTGTTTTTATCCGAAATCGGGTTTGGTCGTGAAGATAATACTTATCAGAAACCTAGTGTGTTGATGGTAAACATCGATGATTTGAACGACTGGACGACTGTCTTAAGAGGACATCCGCAAGCTATAACCCCAAATTTGGATCGTTTGGCGAAGCGTGGCACTGTGTTCACAAACACCATTTGCCCTTCGCCAGTTTGTTTTCCTTCGCGAACAGCTATTTATAGTGGAATTCACCCATCGAAGTCAGGAGCCGTATCAAACTTCAATTGGGCGAAGGAATGGAAATTTTACACCAAGAACGCAAGGACTTTACCTAAACACCTAGCGGATAACGGTTGGGCAACTTATGCGTGTGGGAAAAATCTACATGGTAGGAATGACAGCGAATTTGAGGAATACCTACCTTTAAAGAAGAAGGAGCCCACAAAATTACCCGGTGTTGGATTTTCGTCAGGGCCTCTTGGATGGGCTTACGCTAAGCCTGGCGAAAAAATGCCAGATGAGCTGATGGTTGATTGGGGTATTAAGAAGATACAGTCCTCGGAAGGACACAGTTTATTTTGCGTTGGGATTTACAAGCCTCACGTGAAATGGATACTGCCAAAGCGCTTCTTTGAGATGCACCCCTTGAATAAGTTTCAGATGCCGAAGATGCAAAACAATGACATTGGCGATCTTCCAGAAAGGCTGAAATTGTTAGCACGCAATAAAGCGAAGTTTGATAAAGGATATCATCAGAAGTTGGTTGATGCGGGTCAAGATAAGAATTTCGCGCGAGCGTATTTGGCTGCAGTTACTTTCGCTGACGAACAGCTCGGTAGATTACTCGACGCCTGGGATGCATCACCTCATTCAAAAAACGGCTACATTGTGTTGTGGAGTGATCATGGTTTCATGCTCGGCGAGAAAGGCGGATGGGGGAAGTTTAAGCCATGGTACGATTCTTGTCGTTCACATTTCATCATAGCGGGCCCTGGGGTTGCGAAAGATCGGCGCTGTGACCATGCCGTGTCGTTGCTCGATCTCTACCCCACCTTAGTTTCTGAGATGGGGATAGAACTTCCTAAAACGCATGTTTTGGACGGGCGAAACCTGAGTAAGTTGATAGATCCCGATGAGTCAGAGCTTGAGTGGGACAAGCCAGTGGTCATGTCACATGAAGAAGATGGTGTCCGCTATGATGTAGTGCTGAGCAATCAGTATAGAATGACAAGGTTGATTACAGGAGAAGTCGAGCTGTATGATCTCAGAAATGATCCTCACGAGTTTCGAAATATAGCAGCTAAAAAGGAAAGCCAGGCGGTGATTGACAAACTATCAGAGCATTTGACTTTTTCTGTACCTCGTGTTGAAAGTAGGGTGAAACTGGAGGCTGAAAGTGTAGCGCGTCAAACTTCTGCTGAGTATCGAAGCCGCGGAAACTATCATTATGTAGGTAGCTCTAGGCAGGCTTCAGGGGGCAAGGTCCTATCGGCTGCGCTCATTAAGGGGGCTGGAAGCTATGTTGAGTTTGTTGTCGATATGGCACCTGGAACGTATCAACTTTCGATTGGGCATGAAGCTGGTAAGACTGCATCTCAGATCGAAGTGTCGTATGCCATTGTGGAGAATGATGCAGCTCAAGTATCCGCAAGTTACAAGACAGCGACCCTAGGAAAGCTTTCGCAAGAGATAGCATTGAAGAGCATCCGCATCGAAGAGGCCAACAAAGTGTTGATTCGTCTTAAGAACACGAAAAAATCAAAGGCGGTGATCAATGTCGACTTCTTCGAGTTGACGAGAATAGTGAGCCCCTCTGATAAGTAG